CCCAAGACGTAGAGCCAATACATGTTGAAGAGCAGGTGAAGGATGGAACCATGCAACAGGACGGGAGTGACAGTTCGCCAAGCCTGTCCATGAAGAATCTGCTGAAGTCCATCCCCGCTCTTCTGAAAGCTGACCGCATCCGTAAAACCAAGCGTCCGCATGATCGTGCCGTCTCTCAACGACCCAAAGTTGGAAAAAACGGACAACGCAATCGAAAGACCAATCAGCGTCATCACCAAAGGAGCCCGACGTGCCATCGGCTTGCTCCACTGACGCCGCATGTCAACGGTCTGTTTAACTGCAGCCCGACGCCGATCGCGTTCTGCATCTCGGATACGTTGGGCTTCTTTTGACACCGTTTGATAGTGAGAATCTGCAGGATTTTTCTCGAATTCGGCCAGTCGCGTTCTCGCCTCCTGCACGTCGTTTTCATCGCGAACCCAAACTGCCCAGCCGCTCTCATCCGAATCAGTTTGAGCAGAAATACCTTGAGTTAGTAGGTAATCAAGAAAAACCTGTGCGTGTCGTTTGTCGTGGAGGTAGCCGATTTGTCGCATTTTTTGCCGCTTCGTGGAATGTGGGGGGGAGCGTCTCCCCTTTGTACCGCATTCCCTGCCGTTAAAAAACCGACCTTGGGACTCTTACCGACCCCAGATCAGTGCTGGCAGATAACACTCGTCTAGGATTTCGTCGGCTGACCAGGGTATACTCCAAGCGGCCCTTTCCTGGGCAAATGCTGAAACCGAAAACGGAAAAGGAGTTCCGTGCATGCGATCGATCGCCATCATCAATCAGAAGGGTGGAGTCGGTAAAACGACAACGGCCGTCAATTTAAGCGCCGGTCTCGCCACCTTGGGACAGCGAGTCTGTCTTGTGGACCTCGATCCACAAGCCCATGCGTCGCTCCATCTGGGCATCACCCCACACGGTCCTGGCACTTCGATTTACGACGTCTTAATTGGCGACGCAGCCTTAGATGACGTACGGAGCGAGATTCATCCCGGTTTGTCCTTAATCCCTTCGCACATCGACTTGGCAGCAGCCGAAGTCGAACTCGCTGGTGAAGTCGGGCGAGAAGTCATCCTGCGTGACAAGTTGCTTCAGCAAGAGAGCGAGTACGATTTCTTAATCATCGACTGCCCACCCTCCTTGGGTGTGTTGACCTTGAATGCCTTGGTCGCAGTCCACGAAGTATTTCTTCCACTCCAGCCTCACTTTCTGGCATTACACGGCCTGAGCAAATTATTAGAGACGATCGAAGTCGTCATTCGGCGATTAAATCGCGAGCTACGACTGACGGGGGTCGTGTTCTGTATGTTTGAATCGGCGACTCGACTTGCCCAAGAAGTAACCGGCGACGTCGAGCAATTCCTCAGCTCCGTACAACAACCGGAGTGCCCCTGGTACGGTGCGCAAATCTTCCCTAGTCGGATTCGGCGGAACATTCGGCTGGCCGAGGCTCCCAGTTTTGGTCAAACGATCTTCGAATACGCCCCGCACTCAAATGGAGCGTTAGATTACCGAAGTCTTGCAGAAGAGGTTTTAAATCCGGTTCAGTCGGTGGTACCGAATCATGGATCAGGCACGCAGATCATCCGTTGAAACCTGCCGGGTCAGCCCCGACGAGGATCGGTTTATTCGTGCACCGCATCATTCTAGAGGGTTCCGCCAATTCGCAGCTTCCCGTCGGACCCTAGCAGTCACACGGAATGGGTCATCTTGAAGGCTAGCCGGTGAACTTGACGCGAACAGCACAACGCCTCACCAGTGTTCGGATTGCGTAACGAGTACGGGTTCCTAGGGGCCAAGTCTTTCCCTTTTCCTGATTCGGAATCTGTTTGGTGCTGTTCGCGGGGCTCCTCGAGACGATGTCATTAAGCGGAATGATACCAGGATTTAGATGATGTCCTCCTGCAACGGAATTGCAAGCGTAGGAACGGAAACCATCATGACACTTCTATGTCCTCCTTCAGTGGTGAGCACCACTGACAAGACGGCGCACAACGTCGATCTACGAAGTAAGGAGACACATGATGAGCAAAATCGTCCACTGGGGTGTCATATTTTCTGTTTGCGGATTGACCAGCACTTTGCCAGCACAAACCCCTTGGGGAACGGCGAACGGTTGGCTGGCAAAAACCAATACAAACGATGATCCGGCACTGACTTTCCCGACGAACAGGCAAGAACAACCGACTCCACCGCCGCCCCCACCCGAGGCTGAACCCACCTCGACAGCGGAAACAATACCGGGGCCCAACAACTCATCCATCGGTTCCGGCGCTTCGGTCGGTTCCGGCGTAATCGACAACCGGCCTCAAACCGCCGTCCAATTCTCTACCCACCATGATGAATTTGGCTGTGCCGATCGGTTATGCCAGCCCTCAGCAGCTTGCGGATCTACTTGGTTCGGTGGCGTCTACGTCCTTGGACTCAGCCTCACCGACGACCACGGCGTGGAACTGAGTTACGACGGAGCGAACCCCTATCCTGCCGCGCTCGCCACCGACTCGACCGATATGAAATCGGGCCTGGGATTTGAAACACGACTGGGCAAGTACCTCAACAACGGCTACGGAGTCGAAGTCAGTTATTGGGGTGTGTTCCCACAGCAACAGGAGCTCTCAGTATGCAGCACCTGTGACAACTTGGATTTGGCGTCAGCGATTGATTTCGATGGTTTGATTTACAACAGCGGGTCAATCCGTGACAGCGTTTCTTTCTGGTACGGAACCCCGGAGAATCCGGCGTTCGTTCATCGCTTGCGGCGCAACTTTGAAGCTCACAACATCGAAATTAATTTACTTCGCAACCCCTCCAGGCGTGGGGGTTGCACACACTTTGAGTTGATCGCCGGTTTTCGATACCTTCAACTCAACGAGGAATTTGGTTTCGACACCAATTTCTCAGGCGAGTCGTTTGGTAGCGACCCGGCCAATGAACTTTTCTATGAAATCGACGTCGACAATCACTTATTTGGATTCCAGGTCGGCGGTCGAATGGACCATTACATTTATCGCAAATTAGCTATCCATGGAGGAAGCAAATTCGGACTTTTCGGAAATCACATCACTCACAAACAAGCTCTCACAAGCGGCGACGGTACACGGGCGACCAATTTAATTACGGAAGAAGACTATCGCTTCAACGTATCCGACAACGAGGCCGCTTTCGTCGGGGAACTTTTTGCCGGAGTGTCTTACGATGTGTGCTACAACTGGCGACTAACGGGCGGATACCGTGCGGTCGCTGCTTGCGGGGTCGCCCGCTCGACGAGCAACATCCCACTTGCAGGCGAGTTTGGCAGCGCCGAACGATACCGAGCAACCAACTCGAGCGATTACCTGTTACTACACGGCGCCCACATGGGCATCGAATACAACTGGTAATTCAGTCGAAGACAAGCAAACCTCGCTTCGTTTCACTGGACTAGGCTTTCGTTTCATTCGAGACGGAGGCCTTTGTTCTTTTACACCGCACCCTCCATGACGCCATGTCGTAGAACAAAGGTCGAATCCGATCAACAACTTCAGATGCCCAACTCAGTGAAGAAAGAAGTCTGAAGAAAGATAGTCAGACGGAGCGAAGATCTCAAACAATGACACTTGTCAGAGCCAGGAATTCTGGATGATTCCTAACCGGGTTAAAATCCGGTTCATCAAACACAAGGTTGCGATAGTCGGGGTCAAGATCAAAGGCCCTGGCCAGATGAGCCAACGTCAACCCAACGTTGCTCGCCAAACTCCAATAACAGGCGAGATTGTAGTAAATTATCCCTTGGCAAGTATCCACTTCCAAAGCGTCTTCCATCGACTCAATCGCCAAATCCAGACGCCCCATTCTCTTGAAACACCAAGCGAGCGCCAGATAAATGTGCGTGTTACTTGGATCAAACTGTGAGGACCGAACTAACACATCGATGGCAAGATCGTAACGTTCCATAAAACGGTAGGCCTGTCCGCGCAGGTAACAAGCACGACCGTGATTGGATTCGTTCGCCTCTAACCGATCCAATGCATCAATCGCCCGCTGAGCCAACTTACAACGCAGCACGGAACACAATGGCGACTGATCAGAGGTCGCCATAATGAGATCCAAATAGCCCTCAGCCTCCTGCATGAGTTGCTGTCGTCGAATTCGAGAATAACCAGACACGTTCACCGGTCCTCGCCTGCTGCAGTCTGGAAATCGGTCCGTTGCAATCGAGATTTTACCGATCGCACGCCACGACCCCAAGGGTTATGCCTGCGTTCAAAGTTGCTTTTCAGCAATGTGCTACCTCCAATTCTAATCAGGCAATGGCGAACGACAACAAGGGAACAACCGATCCGATAAACTCGATGTATCAATCCGATTATTCCAACCCTGATCACAACTTAGAATCTGGCAGAATTGATTGACTTGCAACGTCAAGAGATCTATCAATCTGTCGGGGCACAAGCCGAAAAAAAAGATTTGCCTCGGCGGCATGAGCCGAGGCCGTCGAGCGTTGAAAAATCGATACACACAACCTGTTCGTTGAAATAATGAATCAGCGAAAATCCATTTGCTGGATAAGAATGATTACGAACAGCTCGTGTAAAACATGCTTAAGGTTTTTCCGCGCATTGTTTTCCGAGCTGTCCCACCAACTGTCGACTAACTCGATTGCGGACCGCTTGTCACTGAAA
This region of Pirellulaceae bacterium genomic DNA includes:
- a CDS encoding rhomboid family intramembrane serine protease codes for the protein MRQIGYLHDKRHAQVFLDYLLTQGISAQTDSDESGWAVWVRDENDVQEARTRLAEFEKNPADSHYQTVSKEAQRIRDAERDRRRAAVKQTVDMRRQWSKPMARRAPLVMTLIGLSIALSVFSNFGSLRDGTIMRTLGFTDAVSFQKSGDGLQQILHGQAWRTVTPVLLHGSILHLLFNMYWLYVLGTQVEARKGSLAFGAIVLAIAVISNLAQFFIGGSPNFLGMSGVVYGILGYIWIKQQFEPGSGFQLNPTTFAFLMFWLVLCFTGMMGAVANWAHLGGLLVGMAIAYFPVLFPRSKARA
- a CDS encoding AAA family ATPase produces the protein MRSIAIINQKGGVGKTTTAVNLSAGLATLGQRVCLVDLDPQAHASLHLGITPHGPGTSIYDVLIGDAALDDVRSEIHPGLSLIPSHIDLAAAEVELAGEVGREVILRDKLLQQESEYDFLIIDCPPSLGVLTLNALVAVHEVFLPLQPHFLALHGLSKLLETIEVVIRRLNRELRLTGVVFCMFESATRLAQEVTGDVEQFLSSVQQPECPWYGAQIFPSRIRRNIRLAEAPSFGQTIFEYAPHSNGALDYRSLAEEVLNPVQSVVPNHGSGTQIIR
- a CDS encoding BBP7 family outer membrane beta-barrel protein, giving the protein MMSKIVHWGVIFSVCGLTSTLPAQTPWGTANGWLAKTNTNDDPALTFPTNRQEQPTPPPPPPEAEPTSTAETIPGPNNSSIGSGASVGSGVIDNRPQTAVQFSTHHDEFGCADRLCQPSAACGSTWFGGVYVLGLSLTDDHGVELSYDGANPYPAALATDSTDMKSGLGFETRLGKYLNNGYGVEVSYWGVFPQQQELSVCSTCDNLDLASAIDFDGLIYNSGSIRDSVSFWYGTPENPAFVHRLRRNFEAHNIEINLLRNPSRRGGCTHFELIAGFRYLQLNEEFGFDTNFSGESFGSDPANELFYEIDVDNHLFGFQVGGRMDHYIYRKLAIHGGSKFGLFGNHITHKQALTSGDGTRATNLITEEDYRFNVSDNEAAFVGELFAGVSYDVCYNWRLTGGYRAVAACGVARSTSNIPLAGEFGSAERYRATNSSDYLLLHGAHMGIEYNW